The window CGAGTGGTACAGCTCGGTCACTTCGCTCGCGCAGTATCAAGACGACCTTGATAGCGTGATGGTCTACTCTGCGGTTGCGGGCATGCAGTTTGACATCGCCAAGGGCCGCCCGGTGGGAATGCCAAGCCCTCACATCGACGAGTTTGAATGGGGGGCAAAAGAGCCGTCAATCGAAATCAAAATGACCAACGCGATGGGCTATCAGGCGTTTCCGTTTAGCCTAGAAAAGGCATTTGAGAAGTAAAATTTTAAAATTTAGCGGTCGCGTTTCGGGCGCGGCCGCTTTTGTTTTAGATTATGGTCAAATTCTACACATCTACTCGATAGAATTTCATCCGAATTTGCTAAATTTTATCCCTCGGTACGGCAAAATTTAGCCGAAAACATAGCTCTTTGTTCTAGATAAAATTTAATCATCGGATTTGCGATTTCGCGCTCCGCTTTTGCTATAATTTCGCTCTGCTAAAATTAATAAGCGTTATTTCGGTATAGACGAGGTAGCGCACGGTTTGGATGAAATTTGCATCCCGCTTGAGGGCAGGGGACGACGGGTATGAGGTTAATGCGCCCAAAGGATATTCGTGCGGCAAGGCGGCGCAGCAAAGGAAAAAGAGTGGAAAAATCCAGAAAAAAGGAACTCAAAAAGCTCGCGGCACAGCGGCAGCGAGATGCATTTGAAAAGAGCCTGTCTATGAATAGGGCGGAGTTTGAGGGGCTATTTGAGTTCCTAGACGAGGGCTTGGCGCATCGCGACTGCGACGGTACGCATAGCCTCACGCTGGAGTTTTTGCGAGCTCGGCGCGCGCTGAATGAGACGGCGGTCCTAGACTTTTGCGAGCAAAATGGCGGATATTGCGACCGCGAAGTTCTAAACAACGTGCAAAATTGCTTCGAATTTTAAGGGGCTGTGCGCAGAGAGATAGGGTTTCGCAAGCGTCGTTTCAAAGAGGCAGTGCGTAAAATTTAGTAAAATTTTAGCGGCGCGAGGGCTCAAAAGTAGGGCTAAAGCAGCGTTTGCGGTGCGAACTGCCGCCGTGCAATAAGCACAAAGCCCACCGCGCCAAACATGCGGGCCTTTTGTAGAATTAATGCTATAGTTTTTAAATTTGACGCAAAAGGCGGGCAACTCGCCGTCAAAACGGCAATTAAAGCGTGGTGTGACGGGGCTTGTATGAACTTAAGAGCGGTATTGCTCGCTTAATTTAACGATACAAGACGGCGCGGAGACCTGGAGTTTGCCCCCTTAAATTTTATTGCGGTAGCCATCAGGCGGACAGAGATATGCTATGGACGTTTTCATTGAGCGAGCTTGCCGCAGACGCTTTGCTGTGCGACAAGCAGGTTGATTGCAAGATTAGGAAAACTCGCACAAAGCGCTTTTACGCGAGAGGACTTTGCTGCGGTGCCGACGTAAATTTTATCTGCGCGGCATTTAAATTTAGCCTAAAATTTCCCCGACTAAAAACAGCGCCGACATCGCAAACGTGCAGAGCGCGACGATCTTTAGCTGTCCGTCGAAATCGCGACACTCCCGCACCTGCAAAACGAAAAATAGGTGCCGAATAAGCGGCATGAAGCTCGCTATATAGAGTAATTTTACGCCCGAATCTCCGCGCAAAAGCGAGTAGCAGAGCATTAGCCCCGCTCCGCCCGCGATTAGCGCGTAGTGGTAGCGCTTGGCCGCGCGCAGTCCGATACGCACGGGGATCGTGCGCTTGCCTTTGAGCGCATCGTTTTGTACGTCGCGCATATTATTTAAATTTAGCACGGCGGTGCTTAGCATCCCGCACGCGCACGCAGGCAGCAGCAGCGCCGCATCGAGCGAACGCGCGTATAAAAAGTACGAGCCCAGCACGCTAAGTAGCCCAAAAAACAAAAACACGAAAACGTCGCCAAGTCCCTTATATCCGTATGCGCCGGCGCCCACGGTGTAGCGGATCGCCGCGTATATCGACGCGCCGCCTAGCGCTAAAAACAGTAGCACGAGATAAAATCGCTCGCCAAACGCCAAAACGCTCAGCGTGAAGCTGCAAAGCGCTGAAAGCAGCGCCGTAGCGACGATGATGCGCTTCATCTGCTTGGCGCTCATCTGTCCCGTTTGGATCGCGCGGCGCGGCCCCAGCCTGCCATCATCGTCGGTGCCTTTTACCGCGTCGCCATAGTCGTTGGCGTAGTCGCTAAGTACCTGAAACAACAGCGTCGTAAGCAGCGCCAGCGCGAAAATATCGGCTCTAAACGCGCCCGCATCGTATGCCACGCCGCTACCGAGCAGTACGCCCGAGACGCTAAGAGGTAGCGATCTAAGGCGAGCGGATGCATAGAGAGCTTTTGCGGTTATCATTTTTTGCCTTTTTAAATTTATACGCCGAATTTGCGGCGAACTCAATTTAAAATTTAGCGGAAAAACGCCAAAAATATTATAAATTTAGACTATTCGTAGAGTAAATTTTATTTAAATTCGCCTTTTTAATATAAATAGCGGTAAAATAGAGCCAAAAATTTTAGGAATTGTGATGAAAAAAGTTCTTACCGTTCAAGATATATCCTGCGTGGGCAAGGTTTCGCTGACCGTTGCATTGCCGATACTAAGCGCGATGGGGATGAGCACGAGTGTGATCCCTACGGCGGTTTTATCGATG is drawn from Campylobacter sp. and contains these coding sequences:
- a CDS encoding DUF2695 domain-containing protein translates to MEKSRKKELKKLAAQRQRDAFEKSLSMNRAEFEGLFEFLDEGLAHRDCDGTHSLTLEFLRARRALNETAVLDFCEQNGGYCDREVLNNVQNCFEF
- the menA gene encoding 1,4-dihydroxy-2-naphthoate octaprenyltransferase produces the protein MITAKALYASARLRSLPLSVSGVLLGSGVAYDAGAFRADIFALALLTTLLFQVLSDYANDYGDAVKGTDDDGRLGPRRAIQTGQMSAKQMKRIIVATALLSALCSFTLSVLAFGERFYLVLLFLALGGASIYAAIRYTVGAGAYGYKGLGDVFVFLFFGLLSVLGSYFLYARSLDAALLLPACACGMLSTAVLNLNNMRDVQNDALKGKRTIPVRIGLRAAKRYHYALIAGGAGLMLCYSLLRGDSGVKLLYIASFMPLIRHLFFVLQVRECRDFDGQLKIVALCTFAMSALFLVGEILG